AAAGACTCattgaaatgttaatttaagGTAGTATATCCCAAAGTAAAAGTCAGCTTATCAAAAAATGTTAAAGAAAGTCGTTCCCATTCTAAGCCCATCATTCCCTTGCTCCACGCTATCTACAGGGTATTTACTATGGCACGAAGGGAACAAAAGATGCGATTAAAATGACAAGTGAAAGCAATTTTCGTGCATCTGGTACAGAAAATTCCGGGGAAAAAGGTGGAGGGGGTAAGTGAATGCCGATGTAGATACCCAACCGAATGATTGCCTCAAATGGCATGCGAATTCGGTTGGCCAGTGTAATATGACATCGATTATGGGCCTGCTGCcacaaaaaaccgaaaacaccGAAGACAAGACAGGAACAGCCCAAATATGCAAAACCCAATTCCTACATTTACTCACCTTCGTGCTGCATTCACATTTCAGTATCCATTCGACGGCAATGAATTTATTCTCGATTTGTATCTGATGTGATTGCAGGAATTCCTGATCGATTGGCTCCAAGGCGACCGTGTCCCATAACTGTGCACTTTGCAGCATCGGCTCATGCTGcacatcctcgtcctcgtccccatcttcatcatcatcttcatcatcctGGGGCTCCTTCAACTGCCTTTTTTTGTTCGGCTGACGTCGCTGTACGTAGTTAATTGGATCGACAGCATTTAAAGGACACAGCAACTCGACCTGAAGGACGAAAAAAATGGTGCATAAAGGGAAAAACAGAATTTGTGTAGAGAGATTGAAGATGTCGAAATCTCAGTGGAGAggatttccatttcttcgCAAAAAAATGCTTTTCGTAGAATGCGGGCGGGTGAAAAgtgtttaattgattttggcaTCTGGGCAGCATTTGACTTTTAATTTTGCCTTCATTCTGCATTGgctcttgttgttgcagctCTGCAAATTGACGTTTTAATGCCATTtaccttttaattaaaagtaaaagaagGCGAAAAGGCGTGAGCcaataaacaaaacagcaacGGCATTGTGTCATGGTCTTTTGGGTATAACAGGCAAGAAAAAAgtatatcaaataaatatggcCATCAATTATGGcaaatgcataaacaaatattgcaAAAAAGTACAATAATCGCGGTGAGCGGCAATACAAACAGcagaatatataaataataaggcctgaataatatatttcagaATAATTTGGTTATGCAGACAAATTAAATTGgtggaaaatattatttggctGATTGCCTTCGGAAGTGAagttattttgatttgattaacTAATGATATAATTTGTTGTAATCTGTGCTATTATCTTTTTATGctttcaaaattataatatatgtttaaaacatattttgctCTTTGTTCATGTTTTAACATAATTATAGTAAGTACAGGACACACAAAACATTTTCGATTGGCTGTCGATGGGATTGTTTCAAATTAACGGTAATCTAATTGAAAAGGacaaatggcgaaaaacaagCAAGGAAAACatgcggaaaatgcaaatttctgcCAGCTGCAACAGAGGAGCAATGGAAAGGAAACTAAATGCAGCAAACTCAATCCGCGAGGATTTTCATATCTCCGCGTTAGGCGTCAGGTGGTCGGACTTTAAGCTCAGCCCGTCTAAGCCCAGTTGCCACTTGGCAGTAGTTGGATATATCCTGGGaatccccatccccaaccCCATCCCACTCACCTGTATCGTGGTGGACACCGACGGGGCACAGCACTTGACCCCGCGATGGCAGCGGCCACAGAGCTTCGGTCGATACAGCTTTCGGGAAACGCACTCGCCCAGTCGTATCCTGGCAGGACCTAGCCGCTGGATGCTCCGGCACTCGTGGCCCTTCTGCGACAGGAAGATCCCGAAAAAAAGTTGAAACGGCTGATATTAGTGGGACAGCTTTAAGTTTAATTGTCTGCTTCTTTGGAAACACAGAAGGAACATGAATATTATAAAAGGTATATAAACCATAATAATTAACACCGATTCATTATTTATCTAATCTTCCATTTAATGTTAACTTAACTAAATAAGTAAAGTTCCTGACATCAATAAAATACGTTGCACTAGTTACTGCCCATTAAAAAACACTTTGCTGAAACCACAGATCTACCCGTTTCGTGGGTATTTCCCCAAAGTGGCAAAAGTGTTTCGTCATTAAGAGGACACTCACTCGTATCCTGTGGGCCGGCTCCTCGTGTTCCTCATGCTCCTGGTGCCCCTCGTGCTCCTTGTGGTGGTGATGATAGTGCTGATGGGAGTGGCTGTGGGCGCGATGCTGCTTCCGCTTGTGCGTCAACGGGCGGCTACTGCTCCACTTATTGTCCTCGAGGTCGTCCTGGTCGCACCTGCGATTCTGGCAGAGCCGCAAATTGCTCAGTTGATGGCAGCCCGCGTGGGTGGTGGTGTGCCGCGTGGCGGTGCCAAGGCCGCAGGACCTGCTGCAGGCTGtccagttgctgctggtggtgctgttgtGGCAGGTGGCGTAGACTGCAACGAGTGGGTGGCAGTTAGAGAGGATTACTAATGAGCAAGCTCATGATCGGGGTACTCATTAATCACCGCCAGTTAGGAAACATGTTTCTTGGTGCACTAAAGACCAACCTTTATTGGTCCATAGTGAACAATATGAAACCAaacgaaattaataaaaaacagcgctaacatatatttaaattagcgAATATCATggttacaaaaaaataatccaAAAGCATTTTCTGTTCACGTAAGACCCGGCTTTGAAAATTCaatcaaaaaatcaaacaCTTATTCAAAAATTGGACGCCTTAAATGAATTCTGCTGAATAATGAAGTCCGAGAGGGAATCATTTTCAACCTGTGAAGTATACGCTGTTGGAGACTGGGATAAGCTAAAGCTGCTTATGTGGAAGAACTGGATTCTTCAGTGGAGtcagaaaatgcaaattgtgttTGCCTTGGTCCTGCCAGTTTTATTTCTCTGCCTCATTCTAATACTTCGCATAATAGTTATGCCCGAAAAGCTGGACGAGATCCGCTACCCTATCGTGTCCATTTCGGACCTGAACCTTTACATGAGGAAGGTGCCACTTGGAAATAGGATACTGCACGAGAATGGATCCATTAATATACCCCGAAACTTCCTTTGCTTTACTCCAGATAACCCCATCAATAGTGCCATCGTGAGTGCCACTGCGATAAGACTACGACTTCTGGGTACCAGACCCTATGACACCGCTTTGCACATGGAACGGGACATGGTGTTGCACAACTTCTTGGCAGGAGTTCAGTTTGAAGAGAACGTGGTGGAGACCAATGATGCAGGATATCCACTTAATCTCAATTACTCGCTCCGATTTCCCAGCGAACTGCGGACCATGCAAGGCCCCATCATAGACACGTGGCGTACGTCCCGTTTATTTCTGTCCTACGACACAAGCGGATCCCGCAATAGATTGGAAAGCGATGGAGGAGTTCCGGTCGGATATGTTAGGGAAGGCTTCCTGCCAATCCAGCATGCACTGACCATGTCCTGGCTGACTCTGGCATCGGGCATCAAGGACAACGATCTTCCACGCATACACCTGCAGCGCTTTCCCTACAGGGCCTACACCTATGACCGACTGCTGAGTGGCCTGCGTCAGCTGCTGCCCTTCGTAATCCTGCTGAGCTTCATCTACCCCGCCTCGACTGTGACCAAGTACGTGACCAGCGAAAAGGAACTGCAGCTCAAGGAGATCATGAAGTTGATCGGCGTGCACAACTGGCTTCATTGGGTGGCGTGGTTCGTCAAGAGCTATGTAATGCTCATGCTGGTCGTACTTCTTATCATGTTCCTGATCATGGTGAAGTTCCACGCTTCGGTAGCAGTACTTTCCTATTCCAGTTGGGTTCCTGTTCTATTATTTTTGCACACCTATGTGGTCGCGAGCATATGTCTGTGCTTTATGCTAGCCGTTTTGTTTGCAAAGGCCAGCACAGCTTCGGCCGTGGCCGCCATTGTCTGGTTTCTGACCTATATACCGTATTCATTTGGCTTCTATTACTACGAACGCCTTAGCCTCATGGGTAAGCTGCTCATTTCGCTGATATTTTCGAACTCGGCCTTGGGATTTGGCATCCATGTCATAGTCATGTGGGAAGGAACCGGAGAGGGAGTCACTTGGAGGAATATGTTTCACCCCGTCTCAGCGGATGATGATCTTACGCTGTTCTATATAATCATGACCATGAGTTTGGGTTCACTTATGTCCCTATCTATTTGCCTGTATGTGGAGCAGGTGTTCCCTGGAGAATACGGTGTGCCTCGTAGGTGGAACTTCATGTTCCACAAAAATTACTGGCGGCAATTCGTGCCAAGCTTGACTATAGTTCCCAGTTCTTACAACATCACGCATGGATCGCGAAAAGTGAGGAGCTGTCGAAGTGCAAGAGAGGTGGGAATTCACTTGTTCAACCTGCAAAAGACCTATGGCAAACACAAAGCGGTCAAGGGTATCAGTTTAAAGATGTATCGCAACGAAATCACAGTGTTACTCGGCCACAATGGAGCTGGTAAAACCACAACGATCAACATGATAACTGGCATAGTTAAGCCCACGAGTGGAACGGCCCTAGTAAACGGGTATGATATACGAACCCATTTGGCAAAAGCTCGTGAATCACTGGGAATTTGCCCGCAGAATAATATACTCTTTAAGGACATGAGTGTGCGGAATCATATTATATTCTTTAGCAAGCTGAAAGGAATTCGTGGTGTCACTGCGGTGGAAAATGAGGTGGGTAAGTATGTGACCATGCTGGCACTGCAGGATAAGTCATATGTGGCTGCCAAGAACCTGTCTGGTGGTATGAAGCGCAAGTTGGCCCTGTGTTGTGCTCTATGTGGAAATGCCAAGGTGGTGCTGTGCGATGAGCCCAGTTCTGGAATCGATGCAGCCGGACGCAGGAGCCTTTGGGATCTCCTGCAAAGCGAAAAGGACGGACGCACCATACTGTTAACCACTCACTATATGGACGAAGCCGATGTCCTGGGCGATCGCATTTCTATCCTATCTGAGGGCAAGTTGCAGTGCCAAGGCACTTCCTTTTATTTGAAGAAGAGATTTGGCACCGGCTACCTATTGGTCTGCATAATGCAGACTGGCTGTGATGTAGGAGCCGTAACCCAGTTGATAAGAAAGTACGTTCCACACATGACCCCAGAGCGAGTGTTGGGAACTGAACTCACCTATCGCCTGCCCACCGAGTACTCAAGGAAGTTTGCAGGGCTACTGCAGGACTTGGATGACAAGTGTGCCCAACTACAGTTGGTGGGCTACGGCCTAAGTGGAGCTACTCTGGAAGATGTGTTTATGGCAGTCAACACCGATAAAAGGGTTCGAGGTGGAGCGGAAGTGCCTCCGGCTGACGGAAGCGCGGGCTTCAAGGACCTGGTTTTTGACAGCAAAACGAGAGAAAACCGACGTGTCTCACGTTGCTTTATGTTTTGGCAGGCTCTCTTCCTTAAGAAGTTCTATACCACCACTAGGAACTACTGGCTGCTGGGGATTCAGCTGGTCCTGCCCATAGTGGTCATGGCGCTGACGATTCTCAACTCGCGAGGTGGCAGGATTTACTACGAACTGCCTGCTATGCCTATATCCATCAATCAGTATGGTCTCGCCTATGTTATATTAGAGGATAATACAACCGATCGGTCTTCGTCCTTGGCCGAGCTTTATTCAAAGCACTTGGAGCACTACGGCAGTAGATGCAAGTTGCTCAACACAGGCGATCTCAAGTTCGAGGACTACATACTGAGCTATGGCCGAAATTATAGCCGGCGgattgatttccatttcctgGCAGGACTCAGTATTGCAAAGGATAGTTTAACTGTGTGGCTCAACAATAAGCCCCTGCACACGGCTCCTCTGACGCTAAATTTATTGCACAACGCGCTGGCTATTAAATTGCTCGGCCAGGATGCCTCTACCTACGTAACTAATGAGCCTCTGCCATATAGCGATGATGCCAGGACTTTGCGACTGAATAAGGGACAGGTGCTGGGCGCTGAAATAGCCATAAATTTATCCCTAACCATGTGCTTCGTCACGGCCTTCTATGCGATACCCATCATCAGAGAACGCGAAACGCGAGCCAAGCTCTTGCAATTCTTGAGTGGAGTTGATGTGTGTGCCTACTGGACGAGTCACATTGTCTGGGATTACCTGATATTTGTTCTCTCGGCCTTTTCCTCCATACTCACCATTGCGGCATTCAAGGAGATTGGCTACACAACCCCACTAGATCTCAGTCGGTACTTCTATATGCTGCTGGTATTTGGGTTTCCCGGAATCATGCTAAGTTACGCGGCATCAGGATGCTTCTCCGACGCAGCCACTGGCTTCACTCGCATATCCATCATAAACACCTTGCTGGGAACTGGGCTCTTTCTGCTGTTCATGACCCTGAATTTCGAGGCCTTTCAGCTGAAGGCGGTGGCCGAACAACTAGCCTGGTACTTTCGAGTGTCCCCACACTACAGCCTGGCCAGCTCCACCCACAACATCCACATAGGTTACAACATTCGACGTGGCTGCAGTATGGGTGGCATCAGGAAACTACCAAAAGATCTGCGCTGCCGGAACGTTCCCATATGCTGTGATATTCCGGACTACTTCGGCTGGCGGAACCCTGGTGTTCTGCCAGAAATCACATATATGATTTTGTTTGGCCTAATATTGTTTCTGCTATTAGTTATGCACGACGGCAAGGTATACAATCTTATATGCGAAAAGTTGGGAAATTGTTTTTCGAAGAGAAAGCGTTTGGACGGAGGGTCTTCTATTGAAAACGAGGACGTAGTCGCGGAACGGCTAGTGGTGCGAGAGATGATAAACTCGGGGAGAAAAGATATACCTCTTCTGGTCTATAACATCACCAAGCGCTATAGAAGCAAACTTGCAGTGAAGGGCATTTCGTTCCACGTGCCCCACGCCGAATGTTTCGGTCTTCTGGGAATCAACGGAGCTGGCAAGACTTCCACCTTTAAGATGCTAGCTGGGGATGAGAAGATAACCTCGGGAGAAGCCTACATAGATGGCACCAACATATCCACGCATAAGGTGTATCGGAAAATCGGCTATTGTCCGCAGTTTGACGCACTCTTTGAGGATTTGACCGGCCGCGAGACCTTGAATATTTTTTGCCTGTTGCGAGGAGTGCAACGTCGACATGTGAAGCCCATATGCTGGGGACTGGCCATATCCTTCGGATTCGCCAAGCACATGGATAAGCAGACGAAGCATTACAGCGGCGGAAACAAGCGAAAGTTGAGCACCGCCATATCGGTTCTGGGAAACCCATCCGTTCTGTACCTGGATGAGCCCACCAGTGGCATGGATCCCGCCGCAAGACGCCAACTTTGGCGCATAATAGGCCTGATCCGAACTGCCGGAAAGTCTATTGTCCTGACCTCGCACAGTATGGATGAGTGCGAGGCCCTGTGCAGCCGACTGGCTATAATGGTTGATGGCGAATTCAAGTGCATCGGAACGGTGCAAAGCCTGAAGAATCAGTACTCGAAGGGTTTGATCCTTAAGGTTAAGGTCaagcacaaaaagaaaacctttCAGAGAGTTGTGGAAGACTCATCTTCGTCAGCTGATAAAAAATCGATCACAGAAACTGATTCGAAGTTTCTTCAAGGAGCCTCTGTTTTAGAAAGCTCTCTTACAGATCGAATCTTAAACGTTAATCGATTTATATTAAAAGAGATTCCCGATGCCGAACTGAAGGAGGAATATAATGGCCTGATAACGTACTACATACCACACTCAAAAATATTGGCCACAATTTTCCAGCTCCTGGAAACTAACTCGCATAAGCTGAACATTGAAGACTATCTAATTATGCAAACGCGACTGGAGGAAATCTTTTTGGATTTCGCTTCGAAACGAGATGGTTCGCAAATCTTCACTAAACGGTGGGTGCTCATACATATTCCAGgcatgttttatatatttcttatttcaGGAAATGTTGGTGTTGCTAATTAACTTGTTGCGTTGTTAGTTATTAATAGATTTTGTaaatgcaaatacattttatacgCTTTTCATATATGTTCGTGTTTTTATGTTAAGCAGCCTCTATCTTCTACATATGTCCACCATCAAAGAGGACTCTTTTCTGCGGTATTCCAAACCATACTCCAATACCATGTGTACTAATTGCCGGCCAGGACTAACTCCTCAGGTCCTGTGCACCCCTCACTAGATGCCGCAAATGCTCGAATTCCCAGTTAATTCGCCTGAGGCCATTCCTCGCAGCTGCTGGCAGGAACGCTTAAtatcttgtttatttattgcattctGCGCGTTTAATTAACACTTAATCCCTGTGTAAGTAATTACGCTTCTGCTCCAGCATTTACTGGAGCCTCCATCGTGGCCCCCAGTCTCGTGATGGAATAATTCATCTTCATAAATATGCGCTGCATTCTCCACTCGGTTTTTGGGTAGGATGTGGGTACTCCGGTACTCGGGTACTCGGCTTCTCGGGCGCTTAAAAAGCATTAAGCATTAAGTTGCGCATTGGACACAGCACGACACGCCCCTGAGCGCCATTAACTCAGGCCAGTGGGCGGGTTGAGGAAGTGGACACAATGGGATGGCCACAGCCATAAACACACttataaaacaataacaaggccatggcagtggcagtggtagTGGAAACAAGGATGCACTGAGAACAATGAAAACTAAAAGTAATCAAGACTGCAGTACCTCTgggcataaaaacatttaaactaTCTTAAATCCTTAAAATAATGGTAATTACCAAATAAAAGTGATTGAATATATACTTCATTTTAACATCTCTTTTCTCTTAGTGCAGAGCACAACTTACCATCAGCTGTTGGATTCTCACAGAGCCACATCTTGCAACAGTGGCCGGGAACTTCGACGAGGCGCGGCGATCGGCAGGAAATCGTGTCCTCCGGCGCCGGGAGCTGCTCGTTGGGGCAGAGCGTGGAGCAGGCGTGGCGGCCATTCTGCAATGCCacattaaaatacattaaatgtggcccattgttgctgctgtggtgtggtgtggtgtggtgttgTTTATTTAGCTTTGGCCAGCCAGCCGAAAATAAAGTCATAAtgtaaagaaaatattggCCCAATCGCACAAGGACGACCGAAAGTTGGCTGGGTCCTCGACTGGGGCACGAACTTTTGCCTCAAGCTTGCTGCCTTATGTGTACTTTGgtgtatatggtatatggcaAAATTAACATTTCGTGCAGACCCTCACAGCTTTGTTTGTAATCCACTTTTCGCGTCTAAACGTTCACACAGTCCGCTGGTACTTTTTATACCCAGTCCGTATCTCTCGCATCGTCAcgaaattgcattgcataaaTTGCATGTGCTCGTGTTTGTATTATGCCACATGATAAACTACCAGCGCAGCTGGAAATAAggtgcaaaaaccaaaacccggGAGCAGGTAAAAAACTTCTCTGTGGCCATAAAGCAATGTCAAGGATTTGGGGCTAAAGCAacttaaaagtgaaaaaaagcCAAAGGTGTACTTCTATCTACTCTTTTAAGGTAAACAATGGTTACAACTCCAAGAGCATCTTCTTACAGCAAACTGGTAATTATTtaccatttaatttaattaatgattTATATCCATCGAAATATCCTCATTCCCCTTTCCTATTCATAGTTTGATAATCCCTGTTAAGCGTTGTTTTAATCTCATTAGCGAAATACAGTTTTCCCCCATTAGCGTCTCTATCAAATTGTACTGTGTTTTGTGATTTCGCAATTGTAGTTCCGGGCATTTTGCgctgtatttaaattttaattaaaatctcaACCCTGCAGAGCCATTTGGTTTCAgctagtgcaagtgctgcttCTAATCCCaccaaaaatggaaaaaataggGCCAAAATGAAGGCTGGAACTAAAAGCGCTAGGAGCCACGCTGCGCACAGGTTAAACAACAACGACTGCGAAACTGCATTTGGCTTTTGGCCGGAATGCCTTCTGTGTCCcaatatctatatctatatctatatctgtatctgtgtgtctcTGTATGTATTGTACATATAGTACGTATCTCTGGATGTCTGTGGCTTGTGGCCAACTTTTGTGCGGATGGCCCCAAGCATTTGGCCAACGGCTGCGAACTGCGACCTGCGACCGGCAATCTGCAAGCTGCGTTTTGGTACCCGCGACTCACCTCGCAAACGCATTGGGTTTTACAATCCAATTTAAATGTGACTCCATGTGCGAATGTTGTGTTGCCCACACTGCAATTGGCTGCAGGCGAATCCGGAGCCAAGACCATGTGCGCATCCAGATGTTGCGTTGGTTTCCATCGTTGACACCAGCAAAAGTAGTTGGAAAAcatagaaaatagaaaatagaagATTCAAATGAGCATTAAAACCGGGGAAGTTCTGCaaggcaaattgaattgaaacaGCTTATCTCTTTAAAGACAGAACATTTCTTTGGCAATCAGTACCTCTGACTTGTTTGTTATAAcatacatttcatttaatttcacttcGCCTTCTTTTCACTGCTAATTTATGTCATCAAATGCGTAATACATGTCGTATGTGTAATGCCAGTGAATGGGAACCCAATTAATGTCAGTGCTGTTTGTTATAAATTTCGCCAGAATCGCCAGAATATTTGCAGCACAAACAATAGACCTGCTTCCATGCCACCGTTTGCCTTCGTGTCTCATCAAAATTGATATTGACAAATGCCGCTGCTTTATGGCATCCCATTAGCCCGCTaaagtttgtttttgcctCATTCTCTGTTCTACAGAGAGAAAAACATGTGCCttgatttaaaattgttgATAATAATAGTCGGTAGCAAAACCTATCAAGTTTCGAATATTTTTGTCGATTTACACCAATGCATTGTGAGCTAAATTTTATGTTAACCTTTCAACACCTTTAATTTCAATAGAATGAATTGTTTTAATGGCTTTGGATGCGTTTTGTGCAGTGTTCTTTCGCAGATACTGTTCCTGTGTCTGCCTTTGAGCAGGTTCttgttttggcctggccaaaaactcGCATGTGTAGCCGCCAATCACAATTACTCGGGCTTGTGGCGGACCATTTGCAATCGCACAGTGGGTCTGAATGTGGCCCATAGACGGGGATTGTGGGCTGAAAGAGGAGCCACCcaattgtgtttttgtgtgcaaGGGGATCGGGTACGTGCCCTGTACTTTTCCACTTTGAATTGATTTCACTGGCGACGTGACTTCTGCGAAAGGACGAGGCAGACGTGGGCGCCCGCCTCCTTGGGCATCATCATTCATTTGGCATCAATGGTTAATGCGAAAATTGGCATTGCCAGCTGATTGTAATGAATATGGGCACGTTGTCGCATCTTTATGACAGTAGCAATCTACGTTTATTATTGAAAAGTCGCCAGCGAAGGTCGCCAATGCCGGAAGTATCTACGTGCACTGCGCCCCTCCTCCCTCCTGCGATATCACGTCATTTTCCGAAGTGCAATCATCTTAATGTGTTTTTCCTCGTACGCGACATACACATGCACCCCTTGACAAGGGCGCTTTGTCTGGGTGAGTTTACTGCAAGGATCCCTTATCCTTGACAAATCAGGCTAGACAGAGGCACAGCTGCTCAAGGATATGAAATACTACTCGCGAAAGATCCAACACGAAACcctttatttactttttaaagtTGGTTGAATACTCAACCTTTGATATGTCACTAAGATTTTTGTGTGGTGTTCTTTTATTATTGCTCAATGTATAAAcgtcattttatatatttattataaattattatataattttccCCTGTCGTATTTATTGAAATCTGtatatcaatttaaaattaaatgcaaaaatctTGCTTATTACTCGACTATCTGATTTTTTATGTTAGGTAAAACGTTTTATCGCCAATCTTTTTCTCCAATTTACAACCACAGTTTTGATCAGTTATTATCAAGATCAACTTAACACAATCGTGTAGAAATAATCTATACAGGAGAACGTAGATAAAATAAAGGTACAATTAGCGTTTTCGGCGTCACGACTATGAAATGCCCAGTACTGTTGCCAAAATGAAGGGAAACTTATATTTCTTTAACTAGAGTCTATCTGGGATTTGCATTTGTAAGCATTATTAAGCAAGTACTTTCATAGATATTCCATTTCCACCTCTTACATTACATTTCACAACCCAACATACCCTGTACCTTTACGAGGTAACGAGTTCGAATATAAAAGCTCCATCAAATAGACGTTTTATCATTTCGAAAAAAGTGTGAAATGGCTCCTCCGTTTTCGGTGCTGTGGCAATTGGTAATTTTTCTAACCGCTGCACAACATTCGGTTGGAGAAAACTTCGAGTACATTTTGGAGGACGAAGGAGTGTTTTCGGATTGTATGGATGGACCGCCAGGATATGCGAATATGAGCGGATTGTTTGACATTTCAACCACCAACTTTGTGATGGGTCCAGAAGGTGTTCACGTCGACGGATACCTGACCTCTACGTGGGATGTACAACCAACGGATCGCATTGAGTGTCGACTAACCATCGTTCATTTCGAGCGTGGCATTTGGCAACCGACGATACTAAATATGGTGTCCAGAGATTTTTGCAAATCTTTTCTGGATCCGAAGCAGTATTGGTACAGTATTTTTCAGGAACATATTAGTAACAGGAGCGAGGCTCAAGAGAAATGTGTCAACCACAAAGGAGTATGCATGATTCAATGATATTCAATGTTATTCTCA
This genomic interval from Drosophila teissieri strain GT53w chromosome 3L, Prin_Dtei_1.1, whole genome shotgun sequence contains the following:
- the LOC122615484 gene encoding basic-leucine zipper transcription factor A: MLILLPLLGIFGNGFVAEVEANLSLGFKAIKLPRHPNPANCSVGNTTFAHGVTFKLDCKTQCVCENGRHACSTLCPNEQLPAPEDTISCRSPRLVEVPGHCCKMWLCENPTADVYATCHNSTTSSNWTACSRSCGLGTATRHTTTHAGCHQLSNLRLCQNRRCDQDDLEDNKWSSSRPLTHKRKQHRAHSHSHQHYHHHHKEHEGHQEHEEHEEPAHRIRKGHECRSIQRLGPARIRLGECVSRKLYRPKLCGRCHRGVKCCAPSVSTTIQVELLCPLNAVDPINYVQRRQPNKKRQLKEPQDDEDDDEDGDEDEDVQHEPMLQSAQLWDTVALEPIDQEFLQSHQIQIENKFIAVEWILKCECSTKNCNADSSNVSSSSNSNSNDNMANTNKHGYYNYKNNNRGRNHETNGEPNEPTNNNAGNNKDNEEDVVDSDSDSDSGNHPDHNDVDNMSSEQQPDIIPYPPSVGESSWKAEKLRRQQHWLQDT
- the LOC122615483 gene encoding retinal-specific phospholipid-transporting ATPase ABCA4 — protein: MKSERESFSTCEVYAVGDWDKLKLLMWKNWILQWSQKMQIVFALVLPVLFLCLILILRIIVMPEKLDEIRYPIVSISDLNLYMRKVPLGNRILHENGSINIPRNFLCFTPDNPINSAIVSATAIRLRLLGTRPYDTALHMERDMVLHNFLAGVQFEENVVETNDAGYPLNLNYSLRFPSELRTMQGPIIDTWRTSRLFLSYDTSGSRNRLESDGGVPVGYVREGFLPIQHALTMSWLTLASGIKDNDLPRIHLQRFPYRAYTYDRLLSGLRQLLPFVILLSFIYPASTVTKYVTSEKELQLKEIMKLIGVHNWLHWVAWFVKSYVMLMLVVLLIMFLIMVKFHASVAVLSYSSWVPVLLFLHTYVVASICLCFMLAVLFAKASTASAVAAIVWFLTYIPYSFGFYYYERLSLMGKLLISLIFSNSALGFGIHVIVMWEGTGEGVTWRNMFHPVSADDDLTLFYIIMTMSLGSLMSLSICLYVEQVFPGEYGVPRRWNFMFHKNYWRQFVPSLTIVPSSYNITHGSRKVRSCRSAREVGIHLFNLQKTYGKHKAVKGISLKMYRNEITVLLGHNGAGKTTTINMITGIVKPTSGTALVNGYDIRTHLAKARESLGICPQNNILFKDMSVRNHIIFFSKLKGIRGVTAVENEVGKYVTMLALQDKSYVAAKNLSGGMKRKLALCCALCGNAKVVLCDEPSSGIDAAGRRSLWDLLQSEKDGRTILLTTHYMDEADVLGDRISILSEGKLQCQGTSFYLKKRFGTGYLLVCIMQTGCDVGAVTQLIRKYVPHMTPERVLGTELTYRLPTEYSRKFAGLLQDLDDKCAQLQLVGYGLSGATLEDVFMAVNTDKRVRGGAEVPPADGSAGFKDLVFDSKTRENRRVSRCFMFWQALFLKKFYTTTRNYWLLGIQLVLPIVVMALTILNSRGGRIYYELPAMPISINQYGLAYVILEDNTTDRSSSLAELYSKHLEHYGSRCKLLNTGDLKFEDYILSYGRNYSRRIDFHFLAGLSIAKDSLTVWLNNKPLHTAPLTLNLLHNALAIKLLGQDASTYVTNEPLPYSDDARTLRLNKGQVLGAEIAINLSLTMCFVTAFYAIPIIRERETRAKLLQFLSGVDVCAYWTSHIVWDYLIFVLSAFSSILTIAAFKEIGYTTPLDLSRYFYMLLVFGFPGIMLSYAASGCFSDAATGFTRISIINTLLGTGLFLLFMTLNFEAFQLKAVAEQLAWYFRVSPHYSLASSTHNIHIGYNIRRGCSMGGIRKLPKDLRCRNVPICCDIPDYFGWRNPGVLPEITYMILFGLILFLLLVMHDGKVYNLICEKLGNCFSKRKRLDGGSSIENEDVVAERLVVREMINSGRKDIPLLVYNITKRYRSKLAVKGISFHVPHAECFGLLGINGAGKTSTFKMLAGDEKITSGEAYIDGTNISTHKVYRKIGYCPQFDALFEDLTGRETLNIFCLLRGVQRRHVKPICWGLAISFGFAKHMDKQTKHYSGGNKRKLSTAISVLGNPSVLYLDEPTSGMDPAARRQLWRIIGLIRTAGKSIVLTSHSMDECEALCSRLAIMVDGEFKCIGTVQSLKNQYSKGLILKVKVKHKKKTFQRVVEDSSSSADKKSITETDSKFLQGASVLESSLTDRILNVNRFILKEIPDAELKEEYNGLITYYIPHSKILATIFQLLETNSHKLNIEDYLIMQTRLEEIFLDFASKRDGSQIFTKRKCWCC
- the LOC122615489 gene encoding uncharacterized protein LOC122615489 produces the protein MAPPFSVLWQLVIFLTAAQHSVGENFEYILEDEGVFSDCMDGPPGYANMSGLFDISTTNFVMGPEGVHVDGYLTSTWDVQPTDRIECRLTIVHFERGIWQPTILNMVSRDFCKSFLDPKQYWYSIFQEHISNRSEAQEKCVNHKGTVYYMVPYVIKMHFGLGLALPSGRNRMVFTLVAIDENGVQRPNGICFEIKGDFFKI